A part of Neovison vison isolate M4711 chromosome 6, ASM_NN_V1, whole genome shotgun sequence genomic DNA contains:
- the PLXNB1 gene encoding plexin-B1 isoform X3, with protein MPDECPQAQATNNLNQLLLVSPGALVVCGSVHQGVCELRRLGQLEQLLLRPERPGDTQYVAANDPAVSTVGLVAQGLAGEPLLFVGRGYTSRGVGGGIPPITTRTLWPLDPQTAFSYEETAKLAVGRLSEYSHHFVSAFARGASAYFLFLRRDLQAQSRAFRAYVSRVCLRDQHYYSYVELPLSCQGGRYGLLQAAAVATSLEVAQGEVLFAAFSSAAPPTVGRPPSAAAGASGASALCAFPLDEVDRLANRTRDACYTREGRAENDVEVAYIEYDVNSDCAQLPVDTLDAYPCGSDHTPSPMASRVPLEATPILEWPGVQLTAVAVTVEDGHTIAFLGDSQGQLHRVYLGPGSDGHPYSTQNIQQGSAVSRDLTFDGAFEHLYVMTQSTLLKVPVASCGQHLDCASCLAHRDPYCGWCVLLGRCSRHSECSRGQGPERWLWSFQPELGCLHVAAMSPANISREERREVFLSVPDLPPLWPGESYSCQFGDHQSPALLTSAGVMCPSPDPSEAPALPRGADHVAMSVELRFGAVVIAKASLSVYDCVAVTELRPSAPCQACVSSRWGCNWCVWQQLCTHKASCDAGPMVVSQQSPLLSPAPPAGDVPTPFPPRSPQAPVTSVPDTLPVEPGVPSTATASAVPPGDRPSLLSPWGPGAGPGPVPASASTESPLHEEPPPPDPPNRPGTAVPAPTDSGPTATPEDLSASHPSPSDAAALPPAPADPGPEANPSAALLDQPPGTAPTTTFPGAAGSVKPAPDWLTREGGELPEADEWTGGDTPAFSTSTLLSGDGDSAEHEGPPAPLILLSSLDYQYDTPGLWELEEVNRGPSACPCVDSVQGSMLMPVHVEREVQLLGRNLGLLQDSPGDSECVMELEGREVVVEAWVECEPPPDTQCRVTCRRHQLSYEALQPELRVRLFLRRAGRLRVDSADGLHVVLYDCSVGHGDCSRCQTARPQYGCVWCKGERPRCVAQEACGETEAVATQCPAPLIHSVEPLTGPVDGGTRVTIRGSNLGQHVQDVQNTVRVAGVPCAVDILEYEVSSSFVCVTEASGGEVAGAVTVEVPGRGRGISEHDFAYQDPKVYSIFPTRGPRAGGTHLTLHGSKLLTGRLEDLRVVVGDQPCHLLLEQQADRLQCETSPRPTPATLPVAVWFGATERRLQHSQFEYTSDPNVTSAGPTKSFLSGGRKIWVRGQNLDVVQTPRIRVTVAPRALLPSQGLGRRRRVIPETACSPGASCGGHHFEEPCHVNSSQLITCHTPALPGLPEDPWVRVEFILDNLVFDFAALNPTPFSYEADPTLQPLNPEDPTMPFRHKPGSVLSVEGENLDLAMSKEEVVAMIGDGPCVVKTLTRHHLYCEPPMEQPLPRHHALRETPDALPEFTVQMGNLRFSLGHVQYDGESPVAFPMAAQVGLGVGTSLLALGVIIIVFIYRRKSKQALRDYKKVQIQLENLESSVRDRCKKEFTDLMTEMTDLTSDLLGSGIPFLDYKVYAERVFFPGHQESPLHRDLGVPESRRPTVEQGLGQLSNLLNSKLFLTKFIHTLESQRTFSARDRAYVASLLTVALHGKLEYFTDILRTLLSDLVAQYVAKNPKLMLRRTETVVEKLLTNWMSICLYTFVRDSVGEPLYMLFRGIKHQVDKGPVDSVTGKAKYTLNDNRLLREDVEYRPLTLNALLAVGPGAGEAQGVPVKVLDCDTISQAKEKMLDQLYKGVPLAQRPDPRTLDVEWRSGVAGHLILSDEDVTSEVQGLWRRLNTLQHYKVPDGATVALVPCLTKHVLRENQDYVPGERTPMLEDVDEGGIRPWHLVKPSEEPEPPRPRRGSLRGGERERAKAIPEIYLTRLLSMKGTLQKFVDDLFQVILSTSRPVPLAIKYFFDLLDEQAQQHGISDQDTVHIWKTNSLPLRFWINIIKNPQFVFDVQTSDNMDAVLLVIAQTFMDACTLADHKLGRDSPINKLLYARDIPRYKRMVERYYADIRQTVPASDQEMNSILAELSRNYSGDLGARVALHELYKYINKYYDQIITALEEDGTAQKMQLGYRLQQIAAAVENKVTDL; from the exons ATGCCTGATGAGTGCCCCCAAGCCCAGGCCACCAACAACCTGAACCAGCTGCTCCTGGTGAGCCCAGGGGCCCTGGTGGTGTGCGGGAGCGTGCACCAGGGGGTCTGCGAGCTGCGGCGCCTGGGGCAGCTCGAGCAGCTATTGCTGCGACCCGAGCGCCCTGGGGACACCCAGTATGTGGCTGCCAATGACCCAGCGGTCAGCACGGTGGGACTGGTGGCCCAGGGCTTGGCTGGGGAGCCCCTTCTCTTTGTGGGGCGGGGATATAccagcaggggtgtggggggtggcaTCCCTCCCATCACAACTCGGACCCTGTGGCCTCTGGACCCCCAAACTGCCTTCTCCTATGAGGAGACGGCCAAGTTGGCCGTGGGCCGCCTCTCTGAGTACAGCCACCACTTCGTGAGCGCCTTTGCACGTGGGGCCAGTGCCTACTTCCTGTTCCTGCGGCGAGACCTGCAGGCTCAGTCTAGAGCCTTCCGTGCCTATGTGTCCCGAGTGTGCCTCCGGGACCAGCACTACTACTCCTACGTGGAGCTGCCTCTGTCCTGCCAGGGGGGCCGCTACGGGCTGCTCCAGGCTGCAGCTGTGGCCACCTCCCTGGAGGTGGCCCAGGGGGAGGTACTCTTCGCAGCCTTCTCCTCGGCCGCTCCCCCAACCGTGGGCCGGCCTCCGTCGGCCGCTGCCGGAGCATCTGGAGCCTCTGCCCTCTGTGCCTTCCCTCTGGATGAGGTGGACCGCCTTGCTAACCGCACGCGAGACGCCTGCTACACCAGGGAGGGCCGCGCCGAGAACGACGTGGAGGTGGCCTACATCGAGTATGATGTCAATTCAGACTGCGCACAGCTGCCGGTG GACACCCTGGATGCTTATCCCTGTGGCTCGGATCATACACCCAGCCCCATGGCCAGCCGTGTACCGCTGGAAGCCACACCCATTCTGGAATGGCCAGGGGTTCAGCTGACAGCTGTGGCAGTTACTGTAGAGGATGGACACACCATTGCTTTCCTGGGTGACAGTCAAGGGCAACTTCACAGG GTCTACTTGGGCCCGGGGAGTGATGGCCACCCGTACTCCACACAGAACATCCAGCAGGGGTCTGCTGTGAGCAGAGACCTCACCTTTGATGGGGCCTTCGAGCATCTGTATGTCATGACCCAGAGCACA CTTCTCAAGGTTCCTGTGGCCTCCTGTGGTCAGCACCTGGACTGTGCATCTTGTCTTGCTCACAGGGACCCATACTGTGGGTGGTGTGTGCTCCTTGGCAG GTGCAGTCGCCACTCCGAGTGCTCACGGGGACAGGGCCCAGAGCGGTGGCTCTGGAGCTTCCAGCCCGAGCTAGGCTGTCTGCATGTGGCAGCCATGAGTCCCGCCAACATCAGCCGAGAGGAGCGGAGAGAG GTTTTCCTGTCAGTGCCTGACCTGCCGCCTCTGTGGCCAGGAGAGTCCTATTCCTGCCAGTTTGGGGATCACCAGAGTCCCGCCCTGCTGACCAGTGCCGGTGTGATGTGCCCTTCCCCAGACCCTAGTGAGGCCCCAGCACTGCCGAGAGGAGCCG ACCACGTGGCCATGAGCGTGGAGCTCAGGTTCGGTGCTGTGGTGATTGCCAAAGCTTCGCTCTCTGTGTATGACTGTGTAGCGGTCACTGAGCTCCGCCCGTCTGCGCC GTGCCAGGCTTGTGTGAGCAGCCGCTGGGGGTGTAACTGGTGTGTCTGGCAGCAGCTGTGCACGCACAAGGCCTCGTGTGACGCCGGGCCAATGGTGGTCAGCCAGCAG AGCCCgcttctctccccagcccctccagcaGGAGATGTacccacccccttcccacccagaagcccccaggCCCCAGTCACCTCTGTTCCCGACACCCTTCCCGTGGAGCCTGGGGTCCCCTCCACAGCCACAGCCTCGGCTGTCCCACCTGGGGACAGGCCTTCCCTGCTTAGCCCCTGGGGGCCAGGGGCGGGTCCTGGTCCGGTACCTGCTTCCGCCTCCACAGAGTCACCTCTCCATGAGGAACCTCCCCCTCCCGACCCCCCCAACAGACCTGGAACTGCTGTCCCCGCCCCCACTGACTCCGGACCCACGGCCACACCCGAGGACCTCTCGGCCTCCCACCCATCGCCCTCAGATGCAGCAGcactgccccccgcccctgcaGACCCCGGCCCCGAGGCCAACCCCTCTGCGGCACTCCTGGACCAGCCCCCCGGCACTGCTCCCACCACCACTTTCCCAGGGGCCGCTGGCTCCGTGAAACCTGCCCCGGACTGGCTCACGAGAGAAGGCGGCGAGCTGCCTGAGGCGGACGAGTGGACGGGGGGTGACACGCCCGCCTTCTCCACTTCCACCCTCCTCTCAGGTGATGGAGACTCGGCTGAGCACGAGggccctcccgcccccctcatCCTCCTGTCCAGCCTCGACTACCAATACGACACCCCCGGGCTCTGGGAGCTG GAGGAGGTGAACCGGGGGCCAAGTGCCTGCCCTTGTGTAGACAGCGTTCAGGGTTCCATGCTAATGCCAGTGCACGTGGAACGAGAAGTCCAGCTGCTGGGCAGGAACCTGGGCCTCCTCCAG GACAGCCCAGGAGACAGTGAGTGTGTGATGGAGCTGGAGGGCCGCGAAGTCGTGGTGGAGGCCTGGGTGGAGTGCGAGCCCCCTCCAGACACCCAGTGTCGTGTGACCTGCCGGCGGCACCAG CTCAGCTATGaggctctgcagccagagctCCGCGTGCGGCTGTTTCTGCGTCGGGCTGGCCGTCTGCGTGTGGACAGTGCTGACGGGCTGCATG TGGTGCTGTACGACTGCTCTGTGGGACATGGGGACTGCAGCCGCTGCCAAACCGCCAGGCCCCAGTATggctgtgtgtggtgtaaggggGAGCGTCCACGCTGCGTGGCCCAGGAGGCGTGTGGCGAGACCGAAGCTGTGGCCACTCAGTGCCCTGCCCCCCTCATCCACTCG GTGGAGCCACTGACTGGGCCCGTGGACGGAGGCACCCGTGTCACCATCAGGGGCTCCAATCTGGGCCAACACGTGCAGGACGTACAGAACACGGTCAGGGTGGCCGGGGTGCCCTGTGCCGTGGACATTCTGGAGTACGAGGTCTCTAGTAG CTTCGTGTGCGTCACGGAGGCCAGCGGCGGGGAGGTAGCCGGCGCGGTGACGGTGGAGGTGCCGGGAAGAGGACGTGGCATCTCAGAGCACGACTTCGCCTACCAG GACCCGAAGGTGTATTCCATCTTCCCGACCCGGGGCCCCAGAGCCGGGGGCACCCATCTGACCCTGCATGGCTCCAAGCTCCTGACTGGGCGGCTGGAGGACCTCCGAGTTGTCGTTGGAGACCAGCCTTGTCACCT GCTGCTGGAGCAGCAGGCCGATCGGCTGCAGTGTGAGACCAGCCCCCGCCCTACGCCTGCCACGCTTCCTGTGGCTGTGTGGTTCGGGGCCACTGAGCGGAGGCTTCAACACAGCCAGTTCGAGTACACATCAGACCCCAATGTCACCTCTGCTGGCCCCACGAAGAGCTTCCTCAG CGGAGGACGGAAGATATGGGTCCGTGGCCAGAATTTGGATGTGGTACAGACACCAAGAATCCGAGTGACTGTGGCCCCAAGAGCCCTGCTGCCTAGCCAGGGGCTTGGGCGGAGGCGTCGCGTGATCCCGGAGACGGCATGCTCCCCTGGGGCTTCCTGTGGCGGCCATCAT tttGAGGAGCCGTGCCACGTGAACTCCTCTCAGCTCATCACGTGCCACacgcctgccctcccaggcctgcCCGAGGACCCCTGGGTCCGGGTGGAATTTATCCTCGACAACCTGGTCTTTGACTTCGCTGCGCTGAACCCCACACCCTTCTCCTATGAGGCCGACCCCACCCTGCAGCCCCTCAACCCCGAGGACCCCACCATGCCATTTCGGCATAAGCCCGGGAGCGTGCTCTCTGTGGAG GGGGAGAATCTGGACCTTGCGATGTCCAAGGAGGAGGTGGTGGCCATGATAGGGGATGGCCCCTGTGTGGTGAAGACGCTGACCCGCCACCACCTGTACTGTGAGCCCCCCATGGAGCAGCCCCTGCCCCGGCACCACGCCCTCCGAGAGACACCGGATGCTTTGCCCGAGTTCACG GTGCAGATGGGGAACCTGCGCTTCTCCCTGGGCCACGTGCAATACGATGGCGAGAGCCCCGTGGCTTTTCCCATGGCGGCCCAGGTGGGCTTGGGGGTGGGCACCTCTCTTCTGGCTCTGGGCGTCATCATCATTGTCTTCATATACAG GAGGAAGAGCAAGCAGGCCCTGAGGGACTACAAGAAGGTCCAGATCCAGCTGGAGAATCTGGAGAGCAGTGTGCGGGACCGCTGCAAGAAGGAGTTCACAG ACCTCATGACCGAGATGACCGATCTCACCAGTGACCTACTGGGCAGTGGCATCCCCTTCCTCGACTATAAGGTGTATGCCGAGAGGGTCTTCTTTCCCGGGCACCAGGAATCACCCTTGCACAGGGACCTGGGTGTCCCTGAGAGCAGGCGCCCCACCgtggagcaggggctggggcagctCTCCAACCTGCTCAACAGCAAGCTCTTCCTCACCAAG TTCATCCACACCCTGGAGAGCCAGCGCACCTTCTCGGCTCGGGACCGCGCCTACGTGGCATCTTTGCTCACCGTGGCTCTGCATGGGAAACTCGAGTACTTCACTGACATCCTCCGCACGCTGCTTAGTGACCTGGTGGCCCAGTACGTGGCCAAGAACCCGAAGCTGATGTTGCGCAG GACGGAGACCGTGGTGGAGAAGCTGCTCACCAACTGGATGTCCATCTGCCTGTACACTTTTGTCAGG GACTCAGTAGGGGAGCCTCTGTACATGCTTTTTCGGGGAATTAAGCATCAAGTAGACAAGGGACCAGTGGACAGCGTGACCGGCAAAGCCAAATACACCCTGAATGACAACCGCCTTCTCAGAGAGGATGTGGAATACCGTCCCCTG ACCCTGAATGCCCTGTTGGCTGTGGGGCCTGGCGCAGGAGAGGCCCAGGGGGTGCCTGTGAAGGTCCTGGACTGTGACACCATCTCCCAGGCCAAAGAGAAGATGTTGGACCAGCTTTATAAAGGAGTACCTCTGGCCCAGCGGCCAGACCCCCGCACCCTGGATGTCG AGTGGCGGTCCGGGGTGGCTGGGCATCTCATTCTTTCCGATGAGGATGTGACTTCGGAGGTCCAGGGTCTGTGGAGGCGCCTGAACACCCTGCAGCATTACAAG GTCCCAGACGGAGCGACCGTGGCCCTGGTCCCCTGCCTCACCAAGCACGTTCTCCGAGAAAACCAGGATTATGTCCCTGGAGAGC GGACCCCAATGCTGGAGGATGTGGATGAGGGGGGCATCCGGCCCTGGCACCTGGTGAAGCCGAGTGAGGAACCGGAGCCCCCCAGGCCTCGGAGGGGCAGCCTTCGGGGCGGGGAGCGCGAGCGAGCCAAGGCCATCCCTGAGATCTACCTGACTCGCCTGCTGTCCATGAAG ggcACCCTGCAGAAGTTTGTGGACGACCTCTTCCAGGTGATTCTCAGCACCAGCCGCCCCGTGCCACTTGCTATCAAGTACTTCTTTGACCTGCTGGACGAGCAGGCCCAGCAGCATGGCATCTCCGACCAGGACACTGTCCACATCTGGAAGACCaacag CCTGCCCCTGAGATTCTGGATCAACATCataaaaaacccacagtttgtGTTCGACGTGCAGACGTCTGATAACATGGACGCCGTGCTCTTGGTCATCGCGCAGACGTTCATGGATGCCTGCACGCTTGCCGACCACAAGCTGGGCCGG GACTCCCCCATCAACAAACTTCTATACGCTCGAGATATTCCCCGTTACAAACGGATGGTAGAAAG GTACTACGCAGACATCAGGCAGACCGTTCCTGCCAGTGATCAAGAGATGAACTCCATCCTGGCTGAGCTGTCTCGG AACTACTCTGGGGACCTTGGGGCACGAGTGGCCCTCCACGAGCTCTACAAGTACATCAACAAGTACTATGACCAG ATCATCACTGCCCTGGAGGAGGACGGCACGGCTCAGAAGATGCAGCTGGGCTACCGGCTCCAGCAGATCGCAGCTGCTGTGGAGAACAAGGTCACAGACCTGTAG